The stretch of DNA GATTCTTGTGCGGGTGGAGGGTTTTTCAAAAATTACACCAATAGATTTTCCATCAAGGAGCTTTTCATCTTTTCCTTCGTAATGGTCAAGCTTTAGACGTTCTCCCAGATCTATAATTTCTTTGAGTTCTTCTTGTGTAAAATCTTTAATTGTTAGAAATGATCTACCTTTGAGATTTATTGACATTATTTGTCTCCAAACCGCTCTTTAATTATGTCTTCGAGGTCGGGCTTTCCAATTTCTTCAAGTTCGTAGGTGACTCTTACTGCTGGTTTGTTGATTTTCACAACTCTTCTCAAGTCAATTGAAGTGCCGATTATGACAAGGTCTGCTGGTGTTTTATTAATAGTTTCTTCCAGCTCTTTTGTCTGATTTGGACTGTATCCCATTGCAGGTAAAACATTTCTTGTCTGTTTGTACTTATCATATGTTGCTTTGATTGAGCCCACAGCGTAAGGATAAGGAGATATTATTTCTTTTGCTCCCCATTTCATGGCTGTTACATATCCTGCCCCGTAACTCATTCCTCCGTGTGTGACTGTTGGACCATCCTCTATTACTATTACTCTTTTTCCTTTAATTGATTCTGCACCTTCGGCGTATGTAGGTGATGCTGCGTCAATGAGAACTGCCTTTGGATTGAGCTCTCTTGCATTTTTCCTTATTTCTTCAATTGCTTCAATAGGGGCTGTGTCTTCTTTATTTATTACAATTACATCTGCCATTCTGAAATTTGTTTCTCCGGGATAATACTTTACTTCATGTCCTGGCCGCAAAGGATCAGCTACAACGATTTGTAGATCTGCATGATAAAAGGGTATATCATTGTTTCCGCCATCCCAGATGATGATATCTGCTTCTTTTTCTGCTTCTCTTAAGATTTTTTCATAATCTACACCAGCATATATTATTGCACCCAAATCAATGTGCGGTTCGTATTCTTCTCTTTCTTCAATTGTGCATTTGTATTTGTTAAGATCTTCGTATGTCGCAAACCTTTCACTAATTTGCTTTGAAAGGTCTCCATATGGCATAGGGTGTCGAATTGAAACTACTCTTTTTCCCATTTCTCTAAGTATTTTTACCACTTTTCTGGTTGTTTGACTCTTTCCGCATCCTGTCCTTACTGCGCATACAGAGATTAGAGGTACATTAGATTTAACCATTGTACTCTCCGGCCCCATAAGCCAAAAATCTGCACCGGCTGCCATTACTTCTGATGCTTTGTGCATTACATATTCATGAGGGGTATCGCTATAGGCAAACACAACTTTGTCTATGTGGTTCTTTTTAATAAGTTCTACAATCTCTGTTTCTGGATGAATAGGAATGCCATTTGGGTAAAGACTACCTGCAAGTACGGTGGGATACATTCGTCCATCGATGTTTGGGATTTGTGTTGCTGTAAAAGCGACAATGTCATACCGCTCATTATCTCTGAAGTAAACATTAAAATTATGGAAGTCTCTTCCAGCTGCTCCCATAATAATTACTTTTGTTTTTTCCATGAGTCATTCTCCTTTTAAGATTTTATTAATAGCAATCAGAATATAACATTTTAAAAATATATGTCAATTAAAAGTAGGCAAAAAGCTATTATAGAGAGTAGGAAAAGGAAGAATTGTCATTCAAATCCGAAGATTCTTTGCAATATTCACCTGTATTATACTGATACTCTCTTCTTTGGGCCTGGTAGTTATATATTCTTAATTTTTTTAAGGCGAGAAAGTTTTTATATAGTTGTCTCCTATGTTAATCAGGGATGGGATTTTCTTACTACTTTTTACTTAAAATCTAATATTATATACGAGCAGGAATGCAAGTATTTGTAAGATATATTTACTTATTACCTCCGGGGGTGTTTTATCAATTTCTATCTCGATTGTTTCTGATAATTCTTTTGCAGCCTCTACTATCCTGCCTGCAATTATTTCTGCTACTTTTTTGGAAAATGTTTTTTCTCTGATTATGCGATTATATATGACTCTGTATAAAGCATTTTCTTCTTTGAAGTTTTTGATGAAAATGTTATCTAAAAGTTCTAGCGAAACTTGCGCAATATCGTTTTTTTCTATTTCAGACATATTGGGAGGAAGAATAGCTACGGACTGACTTAATGCTTGCCGTAAAGCAAGTGAAATTTTTTTAGGATCTGTAACGTTTTTAAGTGATTCTTTTAGAGAAGGAACGAGTGAATAAGCCTTGTATGAAAGAAACGTGATATAGCCG from Caldisericota bacterium encodes:
- a CDS encoding cyclic 2,3-diphosphoglycerate synthase — protein: MEKTKVIIMGAAGRDFHNFNVYFRDNERYDIVAFTATQIPNIDGRMYPTVLAGSLYPNGIPIHPETEIVELIKKNHIDKVVFAYSDTPHEYVMHKASEVMAAGADFWLMGPESTMVKSNVPLISVCAVRTGCGKSQTTRKVVKILREMGKRVVSIRHPMPYGDLSKQISERFATYEDLNKYKCTIEEREEYEPHIDLGAIIYAGVDYEKILREAEKEADIIIWDGGNNDIPFYHADLQIVVADPLRPGHEVKYYPGETNFRMADVIVINKEDTAPIEAIEEIRKNARELNPKAVLIDAASPTYAEGAESIKGKRVIVIEDGPTVTHGGMSYGAGYVTAMKWGAKEIISPYPYAVGSIKATYDKYKQTRNVLPAMGYSPNQTKELEETINKTPADLVIIGTSIDLRRVVKINKPAVRVTYELEEIGKPDLEDIIKERFGDK